A section of the Pseudomonas lini genome encodes:
- a CDS encoding glycosyltransferase, with amino-acid sequence MSSRKFGLNLVVVLAIAALFTGFWALVNRPVTAPNWPEQISGFSYSPFQQGQYPQKAQWPTDDEMRRDLEIMSKLTDNIRTYSVDGTLENIPKLAEEFGLRVTLGIWISPDEERNEREITRAIEIANTSRSVVRVIVGNEAIFRKEITAAELSLILDRVRAAVKVPVTTSEQWHVWEENPSLAKHVDLIAAHILPYWEFVPVDKAGQFVLDRARDLKKMFPKKPLLLSEVGWPSNGRMRGGADASPADQAIYLRTLVNKLNRQGFNYFVIEAFDQPWKASDEGSVGAYWGVFNAARQQKFNFEGPVVAIPQWRVLAIGSVVLALLSLTLLMIDGSALRQRGRTFLTFIAFLCGSVLVWIGYDYSQQYSTWFSLTVGFLLALGALGVFIVLLTEAHELAEAVWTHKRRREFLPVVGDSDYRPKVSIHVPCYNEPPEMVKQTLNALANLDYPDFEVLIIDNNTKDPAVWEPVRDYCETLGPRFKFFHVAPLAGFKGGALNYLIPHTAKDAEVIAVIDSDYCVDPNWLKHMVPHFADPKIAVVQSPQDYRDQNESTFKKLCYAEYKGFFHIGMVTRNDRDAIIQHGTMTMTRRSVLEELGWADWCICEDAELGLRVFEKGLSAAYYHDSYGKGLMPDTFIDFKKQRFRWAYGAIQIIKRHTASLLRGKDTELTRGQRYHFLAGWLPWVADGMNIFFTVGALLWSAAMIIVPQRVDPPLLIFAIPPLALFVFKVGKIIFLYRRAVGVNLKDAFCAALAGLALSHTIAKAVLYGFFTSSIPFFRTPKNADNHGFWVAISEAREEVFIMLLLWGAALGIFLVQGLPSNDMRFWVTMLLVQSLPYLAALIMAFLSSLPKPVAEVATAPAV; translated from the coding sequence ATGTCATCGCGTAAATTTGGACTCAACCTGGTCGTGGTTCTTGCAATCGCCGCCTTGTTCACCGGTTTCTGGGCGCTGGTCAATCGCCCGGTCACCGCCCCCAACTGGCCTGAACAGATCTCCGGCTTTTCGTACTCGCCGTTTCAACAAGGCCAGTACCCGCAAAAAGCCCAGTGGCCGACCGACGATGAAATGCGTCGCGATCTGGAGATCATGAGCAAGCTGACGGACAACATCCGCACCTACTCGGTCGACGGCACCCTGGAGAACATCCCCAAACTGGCGGAAGAATTCGGCCTGCGGGTGACCCTGGGGATCTGGATCAGCCCGGATGAAGAGCGCAACGAGCGCGAGATCACCCGCGCCATCGAAATCGCCAATACCTCGCGCAGCGTGGTTCGTGTGATTGTCGGTAACGAGGCGATCTTCCGTAAGGAAATCACTGCAGCAGAGCTAAGCCTGATCCTGGATCGCGTCCGCGCGGCCGTCAAGGTTCCAGTCACCACCTCCGAACAGTGGCACGTCTGGGAAGAAAACCCGAGCCTGGCCAAGCACGTCGACCTGATCGCGGCTCACATTCTGCCCTACTGGGAATTCGTTCCGGTGGACAAGGCCGGTCAGTTCGTTCTCGACCGCGCCCGTGACCTGAAAAAAATGTTCCCGAAAAAACCGCTACTGCTCTCCGAGGTCGGCTGGCCGAGCAACGGCCGCATGCGCGGTGGCGCCGATGCGTCGCCGGCGGACCAGGCGATTTACCTGCGCACGTTGGTCAACAAGCTCAACCGTCAGGGTTTCAACTACTTCGTGATCGAAGCATTCGACCAACCGTGGAAGGCCAGTGACGAAGGTTCGGTGGGCGCGTATTGGGGCGTGTTCAACGCCGCGCGTCAGCAGAAATTCAACTTCGAAGGCCCGGTCGTCGCGATCCCGCAATGGCGCGTATTGGCTATCGGCTCGGTAGTGCTGGCATTGCTGTCGCTGACCCTGCTGATGATCGACGGCTCGGCCCTGCGTCAACGCGGCCGCACCTTCCTGACCTTTATCGCGTTCCTGTGCGGTTCGGTGCTGGTGTGGATCGGTTATGACTACAGCCAGCAATACAGCACCTGGTTCAGCCTGACGGTGGGCTTCTTGCTCGCCCTCGGTGCACTCGGGGTGTTTATCGTGCTGCTGACCGAGGCCCACGAACTGGCCGAAGCGGTCTGGACCCACAAACGCCGGCGTGAATTCCTGCCAGTGGTGGGCGATTCGGACTACCGACCGAAAGTGTCGATACACGTACCTTGCTACAACGAGCCGCCGGAGATGGTCAAACAGACCCTCAACGCCCTGGCCAACCTCGACTATCCGGACTTCGAAGTCCTGATCATCGACAACAACACCAAAGACCCGGCGGTCTGGGAACCGGTGCGCGATTATTGCGAAACCCTCGGCCCGCGCTTCAAGTTCTTCCACGTGGCACCGCTGGCCGGTTTCAAGGGTGGCGCGCTGAATTACCTGATTCCGCACACCGCCAAAGATGCCGAAGTGATTGCGGTGATCGACTCGGACTACTGTGTAGACCCGAACTGGCTCAAGCACATGGTGCCGCACTTCGCCGATCCGAAAATCGCCGTGGTGCAGTCGCCACAGGATTACCGCGACCAGAACGAAAGCACCTTCAAGAAGCTCTGCTACGCGGAATACAAAGGCTTCTTCCACATCGGCATGGTCACCCGCAACGACCGTGACGCGATCATCCAGCACGGCACCATGACCATGACCCGACGCTCGGTGCTCGAGGAACTGGGCTGGGCCGACTGGTGCATCTGTGAAGACGCCGAGTTGGGTCTGCGCGTGTTCGAAAAAGGTCTGTCGGCGGCGTATTACCACGACAGTTACGGCAAAGGCCTGATGCCCGATACCTTTATCGACTTCAAGAAGCAGCGTTTTCGCTGGGCCTACGGAGCGATTCAGATCATCAAGCGTCACACCGCCAGCTTGCTGCGCGGCAAGGACACCGAACTGACCCGTGGCCAGCGTTACCACTTCCTCGCGGGCTGGTTGCCGTGGGTGGCGGACGGCATGAACATCTTCTTCACCGTCGGCGCGCTGTTGTGGTCGGCGGCGATGATCATCGTGCCGCAACGGGTCGATCCACCGCTGCTGATATTTGCGATCCCGCCGTTGGCGCTGTTCGTGTTCAAGGTCGGCAAGATCATCTTCCTCTACCGTCGTGCGGTCGGGGTCAACCTCAAGGATGCGTTCTGCGCGGCATTGGCAGGGCTGGCGTTGTCGCACACCATCGCCAAAGCGGTGCTGTACGGTTTCTTCACCAGCAGCATTCCGTTCTTCCGTACCCCGAAAAACGCCGATAACCACGGCTTCTGGGTAGCCATTTCGGAAGCGCGCGAAGAGGTATTCATCATGCTGCTGTTGTGGGGCGCGGCGCTGGGGATCTTCCTGGTGCAGGGCCTGCCGAGCAACGACATGCGCTTCTGGGTGACTATGTTGCTGGTGCAGTCGCTGCCGTATCTGGCGGCGCTGATCATGGCGTTCCTGTCGTCGCTGCCCAAACCGGTAGCCGAAGTCGCGACCGCACCGGCTGTCTAA
- the tcdA gene encoding tRNA cyclic N6-threonylcarbamoyladenosine(37) synthase TcdA — translation MSTEDPRFAGIARLYGIEGLERLRAAHVAIVGVGGVGSWAAEAVARCGVGEISLFDLDDVCVSNVNRQLHALDSTVGKPKVEVMAERLRGINPDCTVHAVADFVTRETMAEYITPNIDCVIDCIDSVNAKAALIAWCKRRKIQIITTGGAGGQIDPTLIQVCDLNRTFNDPLASKVRSTLRRDYGFSRTVTRHYSVPCVFSTEQLRYPKPDGSICLQKSFVGDGVKLDCAGGFGAVMMVTATFGMVAATKAVDKIVAGVRRPADRVKPA, via the coding sequence ATGAGTACAGAAGATCCGCGGTTTGCTGGCATCGCCCGCTTGTATGGCATCGAAGGCCTTGAGCGTTTGCGCGCGGCCCATGTGGCGATCGTCGGCGTCGGTGGCGTCGGTTCCTGGGCGGCGGAAGCTGTTGCCCGGTGTGGCGTGGGCGAGATTTCGCTGTTTGACCTGGATGACGTCTGTGTCAGCAACGTCAACCGTCAGCTACATGCGCTGGACAGCACCGTCGGCAAGCCCAAGGTCGAGGTGATGGCCGAGCGTCTGCGCGGGATCAACCCGGATTGCACGGTGCATGCAGTGGCGGACTTCGTCACCCGTGAAACCATGGCCGAGTACATCACGCCGAACATCGACTGTGTGATCGATTGCATCGACAGCGTCAACGCCAAAGCCGCGCTGATCGCCTGGTGCAAGCGACGCAAGATTCAGATCATCACCACCGGTGGCGCGGGCGGGCAGATCGACCCGACACTGATCCAGGTCTGCGACCTGAATCGCACGTTCAACGATCCGCTGGCGTCGAAAGTGCGCTCCACGCTTCGCCGCGACTACGGCTTCTCCCGCACCGTGACCCGGCACTACAGCGTGCCCTGCGTGTTTTCCACCGAGCAACTGCGCTACCCGAAACCGGATGGCAGCATTTGCTTGCAGAAGAGTTTTGTCGGGGATGGCGTGAAGCTCGACTGCGCTGGGGGTTTTGGCGCGGTGATGATGGTGACAGCGACGTTCGGCATGGTCGCGGCGACCAAGGCTGTGGATAAGATTGTGGCCGGGGTTCGACGCCCGGCGGATCGGGTCAAGCCTGCCTGA
- a CDS encoding SufE family protein: MTLPADAVMALDTFQKTASWEQRARLLMQWGDRLPALSDVDKVEANRVHGCESQVWLVGTLQDGHWQFSASSDARLIRGLVALLLARVNGLSASELQQVDLPDWFNQLGLSRQLSSSRSNGLNAVLQRMNELAG, translated from the coding sequence ATGACCTTGCCCGCCGATGCCGTCATGGCGCTGGATACTTTTCAGAAGACTGCGAGTTGGGAACAGCGGGCGCGGTTGCTGATGCAATGGGGCGACCGCCTGCCGGCGTTGAGCGATGTGGATAAAGTCGAGGCCAACCGCGTGCATGGCTGTGAAAGCCAGGTCTGGCTGGTCGGTACGCTGCAGGATGGTCATTGGCAGTTCAGCGCCAGCAGCGATGCACGGCTGATTCGCGGGTTGGTGGCGCTGCTGCTGGCGCGGGTCAACGGTTTGTCCGCGTCTGAGCTGCAGCAGGTGGATTTGCCGGATTGGTTCAATCAGCTAGGACTGTCGCGGCAGTTGTCGTCATCGCGCAGTAATGGCCTCAACGCCGTGCTACAGCGGATGAATGAGTTGGCTGGTTAA
- a CDS encoding aminotransferase class V-fold PLP-dependent enzyme has product MMIPSPWRADFPAIAALQRQDQTYLDNAATTQKPQALLDALAHYYANGAANVHRAQHLPGAHATQAFEDSRSKVAQWLNTGDCGQIIFTHGATSALNLLAYGLEHVFNPGDEIVISALEHHANLLPWQQLAHRRDLKLAILPLDVDGLIDLEAAARLIGPRTRLLAVSQLSNVLGAWQPLPALLAMAKAHNALTVVDGAQGVVHGRHDVQALGCDFYVFSSHKLYGPDGLGVLFGRHAALEQLRPWQFGGEMVLDANYHDARFRPAPLGFEAGTPPISSVIGLGATLDYLARLDQDAVSAHEATLHDYLLKGLEARNGIRLLGKPQLALASFVVEGVHNSDLAHLLTEQGIAVRAGHHCAMPLLKSFELAGAIRVSLALYNDSEDLERFFEALDQALELLR; this is encoded by the coding sequence ATGATGATTCCCTCTCCTTGGCGCGCCGATTTTCCGGCCATCGCCGCACTGCAACGGCAAGACCAGACTTATCTGGACAACGCCGCCACCACGCAAAAACCTCAAGCCCTGCTGGATGCCCTGGCGCATTACTACGCCAATGGCGCGGCCAACGTGCATCGGGCGCAACACTTGCCCGGCGCCCATGCCACCCAGGCGTTCGAGGACAGCCGCAGCAAAGTTGCGCAATGGCTCAATACCGGCGATTGCGGGCAGATCATCTTTACTCACGGCGCGACGTCCGCGCTGAACCTCCTGGCCTATGGCCTGGAACACGTATTCAATCCGGGCGATGAAATTGTCATCAGTGCTCTGGAGCACCACGCCAACCTGTTGCCATGGCAGCAACTGGCCCACCGTCGCGACTTGAAGCTGGCGATCCTGCCGCTGGATGTCGACGGTTTGATTGACCTTGAAGCCGCCGCTCGCCTGATCGGCCCGCGCACCCGCCTACTGGCGGTCAGTCAGCTGTCCAACGTGCTCGGCGCCTGGCAACCGTTGCCCGCGTTACTGGCGATGGCCAAGGCGCACAACGCGTTGACCGTGGTCGACGGCGCTCAAGGCGTGGTCCACGGCCGGCATGACGTGCAGGCGCTGGGCTGCGACTTCTATGTGTTTTCCAGCCACAAGCTCTACGGCCCGGATGGCCTGGGTGTGCTGTTCGGTCGTCATGCAGCGCTCGAGCAACTGCGTCCGTGGCAGTTCGGCGGCGAAATGGTGCTGGATGCCAACTACCACGACGCACGCTTTCGTCCTGCTCCACTGGGGTTCGAGGCGGGTACGCCGCCGATTTCCAGCGTGATTGGCCTGGGGGCGACCCTGGATTATCTGGCCAGGCTGGATCAGGACGCCGTGTCCGCCCACGAAGCCACGCTGCATGACTATTTGCTCAAAGGCCTTGAGGCGCGCAATGGCATTCGTCTGCTGGGCAAGCCGCAACTGGCACTGGCCAGTTTTGTCGTCGAGGGTGTGCATAACTCTGATCTGGCGCATTTGCTGACCGAACAGGGAATCGCCGTTCGCGCCGGTCATCATTGCGCCATGCCATTGCTCAAAAGCTTTGAACTGGCCGGGGCGATTCGGGTGTCATTGGCGTTGTACAACGATTCGGAAGACCTTGAGCGCTTTTTTGAAGCGCTGGATCAGGCACTGGAGTTGTTGCGATGA
- the dapD gene encoding 2,3,4,5-tetrahydropyridine-2,6-dicarboxylate N-succinyltransferase yields MSTTLFSLAFGVGTQNRQGAWLEVFYAQPLLNPSAELVAAIAPVLGYTDGNQAIAFSTAQASQLAEALKSVDAAQAALLTRLAESHKPLVATILAEDAQLTSTPEAYLKLHLLSHRLVKPHGLNLAGVFPLLPNVAWTSQGAIDLTELAEHQLEARLRGELLEVFSVDKFPKMTDYVVPAGVRIADAARIRLGAYVGEGTTVMHEGFVNFNAGTEGPGMIEGRVSAGVFVGKGSDLGGGCSTMGTLSGGGNIVIKVGEGCLIGANAGIGIPLGDRNTVESGLYVTAGTKVALLDEHNKLVKVVKARELAGQPDLLFRRNSETGAVECKTHKSAIELNEALHAHN; encoded by the coding sequence ATGTCCACTACCCTGTTCAGCCTGGCCTTTGGTGTCGGCACTCAAAACCGTCAAGGCGCATGGCTGGAAGTGTTTTACGCGCAGCCACTGCTCAACCCGTCGGCCGAACTGGTCGCTGCCATTGCGCCGGTTTTGGGTTACACCGACGGCAATCAGGCCATCGCCTTCAGCACTGCTCAAGCTTCGCAATTGGCCGAAGCGCTGAAAAGCGTCGACGCTGCCCAGGCTGCATTGCTGACCCGTCTGGCCGAGAGCCACAAGCCACTGGTCGCCACTATTTTGGCCGAAGACGCTCAGCTGACTTCCACGCCTGAGGCTTACCTCAAGCTGCATTTGCTGTCTCATCGTCTGGTCAAGCCGCATGGCCTGAACCTGGCCGGCGTGTTCCCGCTGCTGCCAAACGTGGCCTGGACCAGCCAGGGCGCGATCGACCTGACTGAACTGGCCGAGCATCAACTGGAAGCCCGTCTGCGCGGCGAGTTGCTGGAAGTATTCTCGGTGGACAAGTTCCCGAAAATGACCGACTACGTGGTACCGGCCGGCGTGCGTATCGCTGACGCGGCGCGTATTCGTCTGGGCGCTTATGTCGGCGAAGGCACCACCGTGATGCACGAAGGTTTCGTCAACTTCAACGCCGGCACCGAAGGCCCGGGCATGATCGAAGGCCGTGTATCGGCAGGCGTCTTCGTCGGCAAGGGTTCGGACCTGGGCGGCGGCTGCTCGACCATGGGCACCCTGTCGGGCGGCGGCAACATCGTGATCAAGGTCGGCGAAGGCTGCCTGATCGGCGCCAACGCCGGTATCGGTATCCCGTTGGGCGACCGCAACACTGTTGAGTCGGGTCTGTACGTGACGGCCGGCACCAAGGTTGCGCTGCTGGACGAGCACAACAAACTGGTCAAAGTCGTTAAGGCCCGTGAACTGGCCGGTCAGCCTGACCTGCTGTTCCGTCGCAATTCGGAGACCGGTGCCGTGGAGTGCAAAACCCACAAATCGGCCATCGAACTGAACGAAGCGCTGCACGCTCACAACTAA
- a CDS encoding ArsC family reductase, giving the protein MTASSKTLHLFGIKACDTMKKARTWLDEHAVSYDFHDYKTVGIDREHLSQWCDEHGWQVVLNRAGTTFRKLDDERKADLDQPKAIELMLAQPSMIKRPVLDLGDRTLIGFKPDIYAAALK; this is encoded by the coding sequence TTGACCGCTTCAAGCAAAACGTTGCACCTTTTCGGCATCAAAGCCTGCGACACCATGAAAAAGGCGCGCACCTGGCTCGATGAACACGCTGTCAGCTATGACTTCCATGATTACAAAACGGTCGGAATCGACCGTGAACACCTGAGCCAATGGTGCGACGAGCATGGCTGGCAAGTGGTGTTGAACCGTGCAGGCACGACCTTTCGCAAGCTCGACGACGAACGCAAAGCCGATCTCGACCAGCCGAAAGCCATTGAACTGATGCTCGCACAACCCTCGATGATCAAGCGCCCGGTGCTCGATCTCGGTGACCGAACCCTGATTGGCTTCAAGCCAGATATCTACGCGGCAGCGCTCAAGTAA
- a CDS encoding M12 family metallopeptidase: MNCIENCSLIQWPDDQQSYDAAVNENPANANSSSRTRGKRSLINYSKLWANGRTLKIAFIDGPDDEHKQKIIDAASQWLSYINLSFDFVDGLEGDIRIATKNNVNSSMLGTDALLIHPDWQTMDLGVKPEHEDFDVIVTHEFGHALGAMHEHQHPEANIPWDKPKVYAFYQNREMNPLTIEQVDRNLFQPFDTIEAIYTPYDRKSIMHHPVANTLTLGDWEIPINRKISRKDKRLMKLLYPKR; encoded by the coding sequence ATGAACTGCATTGAAAACTGTTCTCTTATCCAATGGCCTGATGATCAGCAATCCTACGATGCTGCCGTTAACGAAAACCCCGCAAACGCAAACTCCTCCAGCCGTACTCGCGGCAAGCGCTCGCTGATCAATTACTCAAAACTGTGGGCTAACGGACGGACGCTCAAAATCGCCTTTATCGACGGCCCCGATGATGAGCACAAACAGAAGATCATCGACGCTGCCAGCCAGTGGCTGTCCTATATCAATCTGAGCTTCGATTTTGTCGATGGACTTGAAGGTGATATCCGGATTGCGACAAAAAACAACGTCAACAGCTCAATGCTGGGCACCGATGCGCTGTTGATTCATCCGGACTGGCAGACCATGGACCTGGGGGTCAAACCTGAACATGAAGATTTCGACGTGATCGTGACTCATGAGTTTGGACATGCCTTAGGCGCCATGCATGAACACCAACACCCTGAGGCTAATATCCCTTGGGATAAACCGAAAGTGTATGCGTTCTACCAGAATCGAGAAATGAATCCGCTGACCATAGAACAAGTCGACAGGAACCTGTTTCAGCCCTTCGATACAATCGAAGCGATTTATACGCCGTACGACAGAAAGTCGATCATGCACCATCCAGTGGCGAACACCCTGACATTGGGGGATTGGGAAATTCCAATCAACCGCAAGATCAGCAGAAAAGACAAGCGCTTGATGAAACTGCTCTATCCCAAGCGCTAA
- the dapC gene encoding succinyldiaminopimelate transaminase, which translates to MNNALNQLQPYPFEKLRALLGSVTPNPDKRAIALSIGEPKHRSPSFVAEALASNLDQMAVYPTTLGIPALREAIAAWCERRFSVPNGWLDPARNVLPVNGTREALFAFTQTVVNRGDDALVVSPNPFYQIYEGAAFLAGAKPHYLPCLDENGFNPDFDAVSPDIWKRCQILFLCSPGNPTGALIPVDTLKKLIALADEYDFVIAADECYSELYFDEQTPPPGLLSACVELGRKDFKRCVVFHSLSKRSNLPGLRSGFVAGDADILKGFLLYRTYHGCAMPVQTQLASVAAWNDEVHVRANRALYREKYDAVLEILGPVMDVQRPDGGFYLWPNVAGDDAAFCRDLFEQEHVTVVPGSYLSREVDGVNPGAGRVRMALVAPLAECVEAAKRIREFITRNK; encoded by the coding sequence ATGAACAACGCTCTGAACCAGTTGCAACCCTACCCGTTCGAAAAGCTCCGCGCCCTGCTCGGCAGCGTCACGCCAAACCCGGATAAGCGCGCCATCGCGCTGTCCATCGGCGAGCCGAAACATCGTTCGCCGAGCTTCGTCGCCGAAGCGCTGGCGAGCAATCTGGATCAGATGGCCGTGTACCCGACCACCCTCGGCATCCCGGCCCTGCGTGAAGCCATTGCCGCCTGGTGCGAACGTCGCTTCAGCGTCCCGAACGGCTGGCTCGACCCGGCGCGCAACGTACTGCCGGTCAACGGCACCCGTGAAGCGCTGTTCGCCTTCACCCAGACCGTGGTCAACCGTGGCGACGATGCGCTGGTGGTCAGCCCGAACCCGTTCTATCAGATCTACGAAGGTGCGGCGTTCCTCGCCGGCGCCAAGCCGCATTACCTGCCGTGCCTGGACGAAAACGGCTTCAACCCGGACTTTGACGCCGTTTCGCCAGACATCTGGAAGCGCTGCCAAATCCTGTTCCTGTGCTCGCCAGGCAACCCGACCGGCGCACTGATTCCGGTCGACACCCTGAAGAAGCTGATCGCTCTGGCCGATGAATACGACTTCGTGATCGCGGCCGACGAGTGCTACAGCGAACTGTACTTCGACGAACAAACCCCACCGCCGGGCCTGCTCAGCGCGTGCGTGGAACTGGGCCGCAAGGACTTCAAGCGTTGCGTGGTGTTCCACAGCCTGTCCAAGCGCTCCAACCTGCCAGGCCTGCGTTCGGGCTTTGTGGCCGGTGACGCGGATATTCTCAAAGGCTTTCTGCTCTATCGCACCTACCATGGCTGCGCGATGCCGGTTCAGACTCAACTGGCCAGCGTTGCCGCATGGAATGACGAAGTGCATGTACGCGCCAACCGTGCGCTGTATCGCGAGAAGTACGATGCAGTACTGGAGATTCTCGGCCCGGTGATGGATGTGCAGCGCCCGGACGGTGGTTTTTACCTGTGGCCGAACGTGGCGGGAGATGATGCTGCGTTCTGTCGCGATCTGTTCGAACAGGAACATGTGACCGTGGTGCCGGGCTCTTACTTGTCCCGCGAAGTCGATGGCGTCAACCCGGGCGCCGGGCGTGTGCGCATGGCGCTGGTCGCGCCGCTGGCCGAATGTGTGGAAGCGGCCAAGAGAATTCGCGAGTTTATTACCCGCAACAAGTAA